CTGCATTTATCCCAGCTTTCAATATTTCATATATCATATTATTTCAATTTTTTTTGAAATAGCATAGATAGTAAATATATAAATTTTATCATTTTTTGATTTCCCCAAAAAATATATACTTTCTATTTTATCCTTTTGTGCACTGGGCGGATGTGATTGCTGAAAAACTTTATGAGCAAAAAAGAAAGCATATTTTAGCTACTGCTATAACTCCTTCTGGCCCAATTCATGTTGGAAATTTAAGAGAAGTGATGACTACTGAAGCAGTTTATAGGGCATTGAAGGAAAAGGGGGGAGATGGAGAGCTTATATATATAGGAGATACATTTGACCCTTTAAGAAAGGTTTATCCTTTTTTGCCATCAAGTTATGAGAAATATGTAGGGATGCCAGTAGCAGATATACCATGCCCTTGCAATGAACATGAAAGCTATGCACATCATTTTCTTGAACCATTTCTTGAAAGCATAGAAAAGTTGGGTATAAAGCCAAAAATATACTATGCACATGAGCTTTACAAAAAAGGAGTTTATAATGATGCAATAAAAACATCTCTGGAAAATGCGGAAAGAATAAGAGGTATTTTATCAAGCGTTTCTGGAAGAGATCTGCCAACATCTTGGGCACCCATAAATATAAAATGCGAAAAATGTGGAAAATTAATGGGGGAGATGGAGTCGTATGATTACCCTATCGTAAGTTATAAATGCAAATATTGTGGGAATGTAGGAGATTTAGATATAAGAGAGGGTGGAACTGCAAAACTTCCATGGAGAATTGATTGGCCAGCAAGATGGAAAATTTTCGGTGTAACCTTCGAGGCATTTGGAAAAGACCATGCCGCAGCTGGAAGCTCATGGGATACTGGAAAGTTAATCTCGAAGGAAATTTTTGGTTATGAGCCGCCGATGCCACTGGTATATGAATTCATAAATTTAAAAGGTAGGGGGGCGATGCACGGCTCCACTGGCGTTGCTATATCTGCCGAAGAGGTTTTGAGAATTATGCCTCCAGAAGCTATTCGTTTCCTCTTTATGAAATATGAGCCATCCCGCCATATAGATTTTGATGCAACATATGGAATAATAAATCTTATGGATGAATATGATAAATATGAGAAAGCATATTTTGAAGGAGAGGGTGAACTTAAAGAATTTAAGAGAGTATATGAGCTATCTCAGCCTTTTGAAGTTGCAAAAAGGAGGCCAATTTCAATACCGTATCTACATCTCGCAATTGTTGCACAGATAGGAAAAAATTTTGATGAAGTTGTTGAAATTCTTAAAAGGAAGAATGATTTGCAGGAATTTGATTTAGAAAGATTGAAAGAAAGATATGAAAAAATAAAATACTGGCTCGGCAGATATGCTCCAGAGGAGATAAAATTTGAATTGAGAAGGGATTTCCCGGATTTGGATCTAGGCAATGAGGACAAAAAATTTTTGGAAATTTTGATGAAAAATTTTGAAGCAATAGAATGGGATGCTGAAAAAATACATTCAACAATTCATGAAACAGCAAAAAATAATAATTTCCCTGCAAAAAGAGCATTCGAACTAATATATTTAATAAGTCTTGCAAAAACAAAGGGACCAAGGGCAGGCTATTTTCTTCAATCTCTTGGAAAGGATTTCATAGTTAAAAGGATAAAAAATTACTTAAATAGGGCATAGGGTATCTCAAAACATTCTCCATTTATTAAGCGAAACACTCTTGCTTCCTTGTTTAATGGATCAATAACCAGCGAGACATGAAATTTTTTGTTAAAATAATTTTTTTGTGTTTCCAAATCAACGCCTGACATAAAGGATGAATAACCTGGATGGGAATGATACCATCCAACT
The window above is part of the Thermoplasmatales archaeon genome. Proteins encoded here:
- a CDS encoding lysine--tRNA ligase; translation: MHWADVIAEKLYEQKRKHILATAITPSGPIHVGNLREVMTTEAVYRALKEKGGDGELIYIGDTFDPLRKVYPFLPSSYEKYVGMPVADIPCPCNEHESYAHHFLEPFLESIEKLGIKPKIYYAHELYKKGVYNDAIKTSLENAERIRGILSSVSGRDLPTSWAPINIKCEKCGKLMGEMESYDYPIVSYKCKYCGNVGDLDIREGGTAKLPWRIDWPARWKIFGVTFEAFGKDHAAAGSSWDTGKLISKEIFGYEPPMPLVYEFINLKGRGAMHGSTGVAISAEEVLRIMPPEAIRFLFMKYEPSRHIDFDATYGIINLMDEYDKYEKAYFEGEGELKEFKRVYELSQPFEVAKRRPISIPYLHLAIVAQIGKNFDEVVEILKRKNDLQEFDLERLKERYEKIKYWLGRYAPEEIKFELRRDFPDLDLGNEDKKFLEILMKNFEAIEWDAEKIHSTIHETAKNNNFPAKRAFELIYLISLAKTKGPRAGYFLQSLGKDFIVKRIKNYLNRA